The window GGTTGATACAGTCCGCAGCGGCAGGGAAGCAGTGAAAGAGATAGAATCCACTTACCATGATCTGGTCATAACAGACCTCATGATGCCTGGGATTGATGGTCTTGAAATATTAAAGGTATGTAAACAGGTCAGTCCGGATACACTTGTTATTATGATGACAGCCTTCGGTTCACTGGAATCTGCTATAGAGGCTATGAAGTCCGGGGCATTTGATTATGTAAGCAAACCATTCAGAGAAGATGAGATAAAAATTGTAGTCGGACGAGCCATTATGCAAAAACGCCTTCAAGATGAAAATGAACGGTTTCACAGGGAATTAACTATTGCATATGGACTCGACCAGATAATAGGACACAGTCGTCCGATGATGGATATCTACAAGACCGTTGCTATGGTTATTAATAGTGCAAGCACCGTTCTTATCCAGGGGGAGAGCGGGACTGGAAAGGAGTTGATTGCGAGGGCCATCCATTACAACAGCGCCAGATCATCAAAGCCATTTGTAGTGGTAAATTGTGCTGCCTTGCCTGAGCATCTTCTTGAAAGCGAACTCTTTGGTCATGTTAAAGGGGCCTTTACAGGGGCAGTAATCAGTAAGAAGGGTCTTTTTGAAGAGGCTGAAGAAGGCACCTGTTTTCTGGACGAGATCGGCGACATGAGCCTTCCTCTTCAGGCAAAGATGCTGCGGATGATTCAGGAGAAGGAAATACGGCGTGTTGGCGGAAAAGAATCCATTCATGTCAATGTCAGGATAGTGGCTGCGACAAATCAGCCGCTTGACCGCAAGGTTAAGGAAGGGGGTTTCAGAGAGGATCTCTTATACAGGCTCAGGGTTGTAACAATTAACTTGCCGCCGTTGCGTGACCGCAGGGAAGACATTCCTCTTCTTGCCGATTACTTTCTGAAAAAATATACTGCTGAAACAAAAAAAATAGTTTCTGGTTTCAGCCCTCGGGCCATGGATTTACTATGTCGTTATTCGTGGTCTGGTAATGTGCGGGAACTGCAGCATACGATTGAGCGTGCCGTAGTACTTACTACAAATACAGTCATCCTGCCGGATGATCTGCCGGAACAGGTCAGAAATAATTCGTATCCTGAAGATGACCTTCCACCATTCAAATTAATGTCATTAGAAGAACTGGAAAAGAGGTATCTAATCCGGGTTCTTAAAGAAACCGGTGGCAATAAGAGCGAGGCAGCAAAGATCCTGGGCGTTGACCGCAGGACACTTTACAGAATGGCTGAACGATATCATCTGAATCTATCTGAAAAAGATGATAACCAGTCCATAGAATAATCCCTGAAAAATTAGCAAACCCGCCTCACCCTGTGTGGCGAGATGGCTGATAATGTCTATTATTTAATCCTCTGTTATTAATTTACGTGATGATATAAACCAATATTATATTCATTGTTTTCATCAACTTATGTCAATCGTCCTGTTTTCAGATTGTTGTTTCTATTTATGGCACAATGATTGCTATTTCTTCATGTTACGATGAAAAGTGCTATCAACATACTTGTAGTTGATGATGACCCTGTTGCCAGCGCCCTGCTTAAAGAGACACTCGCGGCTGAGAATTATTTAGTGGATACCGCCATAAACGGATTAGAGGCACTGAAAACAATCAGGGAGAGAAGCTATGACCTTGTAATAACCGATTTTATTATGCCTCTCCTGGATGGATTGGCGCTCATTGCTAAAGCCAAGGAAGAATTGCCTCACATGCTGGTAATACTTATGACAGCATCACGTCAGGAGGCTATACATATAGAAGCCAGAAGACAGGGGGCAGATGCAGTAGTCCCAAAACCACTTGAGATGAAAAAGCTTTTAAAGATTATAAATAGGGTTTTACAACAACAAAGGAGAAAATAAGTCATGGTAAAAAAGTATGGAGTAAATGTGTTGGCTGTAATTAGCTGTAGTATTGTCCTGATGGCAGGAA is drawn from Nitrospirota bacterium and contains these coding sequences:
- a CDS encoding sigma-54-dependent Fis family transcriptional regulator; translated protein: MKRPESESCHILLVDDDEVACQLLAEVLTDEGYMVDTVRSGREAVKEIESTYHDLVITDLMMPGIDGLEILKVCKQVSPDTLVIMMTAFGSLESAIEAMKSGAFDYVSKPFREDEIKIVVGRAIMQKRLQDENERFHRELTIAYGLDQIIGHSRPMMDIYKTVAMVINSASTVLIQGESGTGKELIARAIHYNSARSSKPFVVVNCAALPEHLLESELFGHVKGAFTGAVISKKGLFEEAEEGTCFLDEIGDMSLPLQAKMLRMIQEKEIRRVGGKESIHVNVRIVAATNQPLDRKVKEGGFREDLLYRLRVVTINLPPLRDRREDIPLLADYFLKKYTAETKKIVSGFSPRAMDLLCRYSWSGNVRELQHTIERAVVLTTNTVILPDDLPEQVRNNSYPEDDLPPFKLMSLEELEKRYLIRVLKETGGNKSEAAKILGVDRRTLYRMAERYHLNLSEKDDNQSIE
- a CDS encoding response regulator produces the protein MKSAINILVVDDDPVASALLKETLAAENYLVDTAINGLEALKTIRERSYDLVITDFIMPLLDGLALIAKAKEELPHMLVILMTASRQEAIHIEARRQGADAVVPKPLEMKKLLKIINRVLQQQRRK